In Nicotiana tabacum cultivar K326 chromosome 11, ASM71507v2, whole genome shotgun sequence, a single window of DNA contains:
- the LOC142165867 gene encoding uncharacterized protein LOC142165867, whose protein sequence is MAYFGESLVVIASEWYMDQDISRWYIWDDLARDFAFRVKPPMDEVEMVTVFLQAQEADYFQNMMSAMGKLFAEAIKIGEMPVPQTRQNPALPAYRAGTRCAYHSGAEGHDTNDCWTLKRAVENLIEQRKIVLRDEDIPNVTNNPLPAHNNGPVIGMICEDKEFDPALKAIIAIADEENKPKTAPKQDKGEKKKKTTPPKSEKKIEVETGATPPKDVVIYVPQGRKEKQMTLSPPKRFEMNKTTQMYAPKGAYVMRGPIKPSRLNEPVVIGRAPQKPMKDPTVVPWNYNKTVVTYKGKEIPREVQENNPVKKYSNLEEVNNATRKRFPLKKPVSAEEAEAFYQNMKMADYEVIDQLRKFPEQVSLLALLMNSAEHQKVLIKTLNEAYVPVDTSVEQLERMAERFFAINQITFSKNDFPSEGGAHNKTLLLTVKCKGHYVEKVMLDGDSGVDICPLSTLQRMEIGTEIIRPNNVCVRAFDGIKRDTIGEIDLILTIGPVDFEATFQASTKKETLAPNPSFLMHQSWWPKK, encoded by the exons ATGGCCTATTTTGGAGAAAGTCTGGTTGTCAtcgcatctgagtggtacatggaccaggataTATCCCGCTGGTACATCTGGGATGATCTTGCTAGAGATTTC GCATTCAGGGTAAAGCCTCCGATGGATGAGGTTGAAATGGTCACAGTTTTCCTTCAAGCTCAGGAAGCtgactacttccaaaatatgatgtccgcaatgggtaaacTGTTCGCTGAAGCTatcaagattggcgaaatg CCTGTTCCTCAAACCAGGCAAAACCCAGCATTACCCGCTTACAGAGCCGGTACCCGATGCGCCTATCACTCAGGGGCAGAAGGGCATGACACGAATGATTGCTGGACTCTGAAAAGAGCCGTGGAGAACTTGATAGAACAAAGGAAAATAGTGCTGAGGGATGAAGATATTCCCAATGTGACCAACAACCCACTGCCAGCCCACAACAATGGACCGgtaattggaatgatttgtgaggataagGAATTTGACCCAGCATTAAAGGCCATCATTGCCATTGCTGACGAAGAAAATAAACCAAAAACTGCCCCGAAGCAAGataaaggggagaaaaagaaaaaaaccacCCCTCCAAAGTCAGAGAAGAAAATTGAAGTTGAGACCGGGGCAACGCCTCCCAAAGATGTTGTTATCTACGTCCCTCAAGGCCGTAAAGAAAAGCAGATGACATTGAGTCCTCCCAAGAGATTCGAGATGAACAAAACAACCCAGATGTATGCGCCCAAGGGGGCTTATGTGATGCGGGGGCCAATTAAGCCATcgaggctgaatgagcccgtggttattggacGCGCGCCACAGAAGCCCATGAAAGATCCTACTGTTGTgccctggaactacaacaaaacggTGGTGACCTATAAAGGCAAAGAAATCCCAAgagaagttcaagaaaataaccctGTTAAAAAGTATTCTAATTTGGAAGAGGTGAACAACGCTACTAGAAAGCGCTTCCCACttaagaagcccgtgagtgccgAAGAAGCGGAGGCTTtctatcaaaacatgaaaatggcaGATTATGAGGTGATTGACCAGCTTCGAAAATTTCCCGAACAAGTCTCCTTGTTGGCTTTGTTGATGAACTCCGCTGAACATCAGAAGGTATTGATCAAGACACTTAACGAAGCATATGTGCCTGTTGACACTTCTGTAGAGCAGTTGGAGAGAATGGCGGAAAGATTTTTCGCAATCAACCAGATCACTTTCAGCAAAAATGATTTTCCCTCAGAAGGGGGCGCACATAACAAAACCCTGCTCCTAACAGTCAAATGCAAAGGGCACTACGTGGAAAAGGTTATGTTGGACGGAGACTCTGGAGTAGACATTTGCCCACTTTCAACTCTACAACGCATGGAAATCGGGACCGAAataatccgacccaacaatgtctgtgtACGTGCCTTCGATGGCATCaaaagggacacaattggagaGATCGATCTAATTCTGACCATCGGCCCAGTAGACTTTGAAGCAACCTTCCAG GCCAGTACAAAGAAGGAAACCCTTGCCCCCAACCCTTCTtttctaatgcatcaatcatggtggccaaagaaatga